The genomic DNA TAGGAATCATGAATACACATTCACATATTCAGGCCCACTCATTATTGTAAACACTTCAGTTATTACAGACTCTCACTTTCTCAGAGTATCAAAGTACCCCTGGACAGATATTCAATACTGATTAGATAATACAAAGAGTATAATTTACAGACCAAACAGTACTGGtataatttgtttatttgtgcTGTGAGCATCAGTATATATTagagacaaagaaaacatgacttccaggacaaagaaaaaaaaaaccctggagatTTAAAATCTGCTCAATATCAATCATGGAGAACCTATACATTATCTGCTGGAATGCTTTCAGCTCAAAAGCCTGGCTTCTACAGTTACAGAACACTGAAGAATATAAGATGTTCTGGATCCCAAAAGCCACATACCTAAGGTTAAACTGTAAAAGACCTGAAAAGACATTAGGTAAAATTTATAAACTTGTCTTCTTCTGAGACAGATTGATCTTATCTCCAAGGCTCAGGGCCATTCCCTGtaagaaaaaggaagacaacAGTCATGACACAAATACTGTGCTTGGAAATAACTTTATCTCATCTACATTAAAATGGAAGTTCCATATACAGAAATGTACTAAGTCAGTGGCATGGAAATTTCTAGCTGTTCACTTCTTTGTACATTTCACAGTGCTCATTTCCTTATCACTAGGTAAAGGTTAGGTCTATATATATTATGGAGATGATGAAACTTAATTGAGCTGGCAACTTTTACATGTGTTATCaacaagaaaagctgaagaataaaaccagttttaaCCTTTTGACCTCCCACCAACTGAAAGAGGACTGCCAGCAGAAAAATTACAACTGCCTGTCCAGTTACTGAAATCCAACTGTTGAAAGTCCCAGCACACTCAGTACACCACAGCTGTGGAAATAATAGCTGTGATTATTAATAATAGCTCTGATAATCACAGAGTCAGATTATTATTGCACAGAAACTGAAGAACCACCAAAGGAAACTACAGAAAGCATGAATAAATCTATGTATTCAATAGCACTATGATTTCAAGAGGAAACCATCCTGGCATATGTAATTGAATGCAGGCTCATGTAAAAATGGCACTGTAACATATCAGAAACTTTAATTTAAACCAGTCCAAAATCTTCATAGTGACATCACATAAACTGTTTTCTTTGAATATAACAACTCTCAAGTACGCCTTTATTGTACACtgtttaaaatacttctatTGTACACTCatgtttttgctttatttattccaaatcccagtctttttttttttttttttttttttacattgggAGGTAGAAATTCTAAAATCCAAAGCAGACTCGTATATCTACAGGAAATACTCTTACTAAAACCccaggggttttgttttgttgttttcaaaaAGAATCAGAATAGCAATTACATGCCTAACATTTCCTTGTCGTGTGACGCTGAAATGTGTGGTTTGGTAGGAAAACCATCTTGGAACCCCTGGGGCATATTTGCTCTTTCTTGAAAAGCAAGTAACATAAAACATCCTACTTGCAGCACTATGGACAAAACTGGGAAATACTGGTGCAAAGGTGGcaacagagcaggagagaagacTGTGAGGAACGTGTAACTGTTTAGGAGTGGTTTTGGTTACATTGTAATAAGAAGGGTGAGGATGGAAGCCCCATTACCTGGCTCTTGGCCCGGATCCGTATGTGGCCCGTGACAGGCGCCTCCGGCCCCAGGTGAATCGGCTTCTCGATGCTCACATTGGCCAGGGCGTCCTCCCCAAATATGGAACGGGCGTAGAGATTGGCTGCCATGAAGCCACAATAGCCTGAAAGTGCCTGTGGAAAGCACATGCCAACTCTTAAAAGACCAAAATCCTCTAAACATAGTTTAGTTCACCCTAAGTTTGCTAGGCAGCTATTAATTTATCACCTTTAAACTTCCTTCTTCATGTGACATGTGGAATCACACATTGGAAAACAGTAGTGACCTTTTTCTATAATTCATATTGGGAATGATGCAGTCTATAGAGTTCATCAAGACAAGGCAGGAGAGCATTTTATGGTTTGTTTTAACCAACAGCAAAATGAagctgaataaaaaaagaagctaaatAGCTACCCTACTTAATTTGGCTACTGTACATAGCTATCATACATGCTGTATCTTAACAGCAAGTAGGTAttctatatatttattttgctttacaaCAAAAAGGCTAATTGGCAAAAGAAAGGTAAATTTTgtcagagaaggaagaaatatggACCCACTTAAAAACCCCCTTTATGTAAACAGATGGTCCCATCAAATCTATGCTGCAGCTCAGCTACTATGAACCAAGAGACATTCTGATTTTCCAGCTTGGGACAACAGAGAATTTTAGTAACGTTTATCTGCTTTCActcattttaaagtaaaaactTCGAGGTGTATGTACTATTTCATATTGTAAGCAGGCATTTCGAAGAATATTAACAACAAATGTCgaacaaattaaataataaagcaCAGAAACTAAAAAAGGTATCTAAAATTCTCCAAGAAATAGCTCACCTTCTCTGGAGTCAGGCATTTCATATTGGTTGACTTCAGTATGTGCTGTAAGTACTCATTTAAATCAATGATATTTGTATTCACTGTTAccttcaggaaggaaaaaaaaaggcaattactTTAATTTGTACCTCAGGTATTTCTGAAATCTCTCCTTGAGGGCTCTATAAAGTAGATCACTTCCGCACTCCTCCTTGAGGAGCAGCACACTCAGTAAGCTGGATGCACTTCCCACTATGTGGTGGCATCATTTGAAGtcttcccctcctgccacccACTTGTTAGATGGAGAATTTCATGCTATTACCATGGTTTCTAAAATCTACTGGGTGAGTATGATACTCTGTTGAACATCTAGATTCTCTACAGCAAACAGTGGATTTCTTGCCTGAATACAGTTTACACGTTgccagaagaaggaaaagcaatacCTAGTCCAAAGTTTCCTATTAACCAGCGATAAAGATTCCTTTCATCTCCCCCTTCTAGAAACAAAGCTCTCTGGGCTGCCCTGGCTTTATCATATTGCATATTATATGCCTtgttaaaattgttttttaacaCATCTTTTAGAAGGAGTTTACAAACTGCTAAGGCTTTATATTATCATGTATTACAATATATTGTCCATAAGTTCCTCCCAAGACATTTAAACCTAGCCTCAAGTAAGCACACCTATGTACCCCACAAGACTACAGTTCATGTAAAACCTCTCTCATTCTGGTTTAATGTTTGTACTCTATTCTTATATGACATTATATCCCTTAAACTCTTTTTTCAGGTTTGGGCACCCTCAGTTACTATGAAGTGCACCCACTGTCTTGCTGGTATTATACAGCACCCATAACTTTATGGACTAAACAACCTTTAAAAGGTCCCTTGCAACTCACAAGACAATGTGATTAAGAACTGGAGAAGCTGAGCAGCATGAGTAATTCTGCAGCCTCAGCATAAACTTATACTTATATGCTGCCATCTCACCTTTGAGCCAAAATAGACAGCAATCACCAGTTAGTTTGGACAGCTTCCATACAGGAGGTAAAGCTCAATGCACACAGCCTCTTTTGCAAACCAAAAACCCAGTTATTGCACTGTTAAGCTTGTGAAACTGATAAGATAGCTGTAAGAGAATAAGCTACTTGAGGCAAACATCCAATGAGGATGTTGAATGAGGTTTATGTGGCAATAGATAATGCTCCTGTAACAAGCTGCTGCAGAACAAGAGACAGAATTGTATCTCATCAACAAAGtaacatacaaacaaaaaaaaaaactcacttTGTTTTCCCACTCAAATTCTGCCCACATCTGTCTGAACTCGGCATCTGTACAAGAAGCAGGCTGGATGTAATCCATGATGTCAATGTGAATATCACTGAGAACCACACAGTTTCTGTCGCTGGCTGCTCCAGAGACATCATACACTGCAAGAgaacacacacatttttcaatGTTCCAAAAAGTCAATTTGCACTTAATAAAGGTGCTGAGTTACCACCTGTCAGTTAACAACAGTCAACCCTTGCTCAATCTCATGCTGACAATCATCCTAAAGGTAGCACATTCTATAATGGTTTTAAGTAACAGCGATAtagattcttttttaaatcctcACAAAATATTCTTACATTGTAGTTAGATTTCTTCTCCCCATATATGAAGAGCTTTACTTATTTTTGAGCATATTAAGTAGCTAAAAATGCAACACATTCATGCTAATTTTGCACACTGAATTGTTTACTTACCAACATTACCAAAAATGATTCCATTTTCTGTTGAAGCGACTTTGACGTTAGCTTTAATGTTTGCAAAATCATGTGGAGCAAGTGTCAGAGGAGATGGTTTTTCCACAAGTTTCAAGTCACCTGAGTAAAGAAATTGGGAGATGTGGATCAGAGAACGTTAGCAGTACACACAATGAGCTTAGCTTTTGGAACAGCAGCTTTTTAGTTTCTTGTCATTCAATTTTTGCATCTACACAGCTGCACTAAACACCACCATAAAGATATTAGTTGATTTGGAATTAGTTGTCCTTTTTTTATATAGTTTTCTAATTGCAAGATTAATTACACTGCATataaatttcagttaaaatattGGTGTGTTCACCCAAATTCCactgaaaacaaatgcaaatattgaATTAAATGGGCTTCAGATGGAGTttagtattaattttttaacaaGGAAATGGTTAATTCTATGTTGTATTTTAATCACTGACATCATCATAAGGCCTAACCCTACAGTCAAGTTCCTCAAACTCAAAGTACAATGTCCAGCACTACAGACACTAAGCTATTTATAAACAGGTCAAAGTATCCCCTTGATTCTGAATATAATTGCTCCAAGGAAATTACTAAGGGATGCATTTTTACTAATCCTTCAGAGAGGAATTGGAAAGACTCCTCAGTTctattaaaatgcaatttgagAACACAGCATGAACAGCATGAGCTCCACACATGGAGTGATGCCTCAAGTCAGCTTTTGCAGTCCATCAGCTGGGAAATACAGAATTCCACTTTACTGAgctgacaaacagaaaaatacaaccTATTAAATAATGCATCCATTTGATTTATTTCCATCATTAGTCTCATCAAATGATTTACAAAATTTTAAGAGAAAGGTTATGCCCCTCCAGTCATATTTAGAAGAGTGAAAAGTATGTAATGTGAGTTCTCCTAGCATACTGTAAATGTATTTCAGCTCCTGACGGCCAAGGAAGAGGACAACTAATAAGGAACTGGTTACTGTTGTTGAATTATCTGCTCCAGTGACTCCTCTAAGAGAAGTTAATGAAGCCTCAGTATTGTCCAAGCAAGACTCTGGTACAGCTGTTGGTACAGGCAATGGTTTCAGTTGAGTAAATGCAGTATTTAAGTACTTTAGGCTGAGTGCAAAAACCACCTAGGGCAGATGGCTTTCTGCTCCATACCAGTTGGGATTTTgacctatttttattttctcgTCTATGGCAGCAGCACAATGAAAACTAAGTACATCAAAAAACCTTTTATTgcagggaaagaggagaaggggaaatggAACCCTATATTTTTAGTGATAAAATCTTACTAAGGTTTGTATCATCATATTGCATTGACAGCATCAGTACAAACAAAACTTgcaccaaatattttaaaaagtatatttttaaaggcattcAAAATGGTGACTAACTGGCATCACTTTGGCAGCGTTTCAGGAACTCCTCACAGCAGGGTGATGGCCAATTCTCaaaagcccagagctgctctgtttgcagcagcccagccctgcttaCCCAGCGTGGCCAGCTCCAGGGTGCAGTTCTGCAGGGTGTCACTGGTCTGGTTGACCACGAGCACATCCAGCACGATGTCGTACTGATTGACGTGGACGTAGGCTTCTGCATACACAGGGTCTGAGAAACCTGTCAGCTGGGTAACCTGGGACACAAGCCAAGGCATTCAGCTTCTCAGCAACCGGTTTAAAACAGAATCACtcaaacaatgacaaaaaataagaataaagtAGACTTAAATTGATTATTCTTTAATATGGGCCTGCAAAACAAGCAGCCTTCCTTCACATGTCCCCCTGCATGCACACTACAATTATGAACCCTCTCCAGATGAAATGTGTTCTGAACTAATAATTTCCTAAAATATGAACTGTAACGCcatttcttcttaaaatgaTCAGTAGGACaaagaaatgctgatttaaaattaaaaggtaattttaaacagcaaaaagaatttcaaagtCTGAGTGTTTAACTCTTTAACTAAAGAATTAGTCAAGTGATGTATTCTCTTTGAACCCCCTCAGCAGGTTCTGctaattcacagaaaaaaaggcataaagGATGAAATAATGATGCATTGCCCTTGGCAATAGGATACAGCAGCCAAAGAAAGGGGATCTTAATCACTTCTAGCATCCTTGCTCCCTTCCCCATGAACTTCATCCTCAAACCACCAAATCCTAATTTCTTCTCCACATTCCGCCAGCTCAGCACTCTCTAAGCCTCCTTCttgttctttcttcctctccccattTGAGAAGGTCAGAGCTATAAGGAcaagtggttttctttttctcctgatcCCAACCAGGATATATCTGGTCTTCCAAATCAACCAGCATAGTCTGGTTCATCCATTCCAGTCTGCAATTACCAATAAAGCACTCATTTCCCACTACCTTATTGAGTTTGGAAGCAAGAGGATCAGCAGCCTCTTTCCTCTGTGTGTTTCCCATTGCTGCAAGAAGGCTAAGCTGGAACTGGTCTTCTTTTGAGCTCATTTCATTTTTAGCAGTAAGCTGCATGAAGGAAATGGGATCATCTGGCTGAATTGTCACATTCCTCTTCTCAGATTCTTTCTGCAGGAAGAGAATAATTCAAGAATTCACAGTGAATTCCATTCCTTAGCACAGAAAAACAGTCAAATAATGGCTGACCTACACAGACTCAAATGGTGACATTTCTGGGACCAGCCTGAATGTGAACATCTGTAAAAACTCCGAGTGTTTATGGTTACACGCTTATAACAGCTCACCTTCTGGGAAAGTTTCTCCTCTTCTAGCTTGGCTGACAGCATATGAGAGAGGGACTGCCTGCATTCTTTGTTGAAAATATCATTCATGAGAGGTGAACACTCTGATAACACTTTCAGACACAACGAAATACGATCCACATCATCATCTGTAATTGGCTTCTTGGGAAGAGAAGACTTTCCCAAGTGGAGAATAGTGGCCATCAGCAGCATAGCTTCAGCATTAAAGGACTGAGAAGGGGCACAAAGAGAATGGAAGAAAGGTTATTGCATTTTCCACAGCTTTAAAGAAATGTTGACTTCTGACTTACTTAAAAAAAGGTGAGTATTAATCAAATCATAAAATTTCTGAACTGCTAACTCAGTTTTTTTTCAGAACCTGTTATCTGAAATCAAGCAGAATGATTTAGAGACTGTCTAGATAGAATGGGTGGAAAACAGCAGATCCTGTTTTTAATCCAAACTACCATTATTATCCAACCACATAGCTGGCACTTCAGTTTGTACTTAACCCATTTTGcatctgtttaaaagaaaagaggcaACAAGCAGCTCTTCCTTGAATGTAAAAACACAAGAGATGACtcacattttgtttcttcttctcctgAACTAGGGACATATAACGTAAAGCAATCTTGGTTAAAGTTGTGGCAAGGGAAGCTGCAACAAAGAAATCTCCATCCAGCAAGAATCCTCGTAAGGGAGGTCTGCAAAGACAAACAATCCTCAGAAAACTACTTCCAGATGATAATCTTCAGCCTACTTCTCTTGATACCTTAACTTTCATACTGTACAAGCAAAACAAGCTTGGAACACCTCACAAGGCTGGGTTATTTCCTTCTCAAAGTAACTTTCCAGATACAGAGATTTTCACAAGTCACACGGTCATTTCCACATGAgccagggagaaggagaggtAGGAGTGCAAGGGGatataaaggaaagaaaatattttaatctaaaGGTAGTATTTCTGTATCCAACTAAAGCTGTGAGAGAGCTTTATATGTAAACTAGAATTTAGGATATAATAATTAATGAAGTTCTTATTTATACAGTAAGCTTTGTTGACAATCCTAAACAATTGAGCAACTTCCTATTGGATGCTATTTACTTGGGATAATACTTCACAACAGGAAACTCCCTCAACCACTGAACTCTGTAGGAGAGATAACACcactcaaataaaaaaaaagataaaaaattagcCAAGTCATTCCTGGCCAAGCACGGAATCACAAATACCTGTCTTCTTCCTTTTTGGCAGGTCGGGAACTGCTAAGAGCACTTTGTGTTGCATAAGTGCCCATCTCTGTCACTAATTTTTGGGCTGGACCCACTGACACCTCTTCTTCAGGTTTGAGCTCACCAGCTTCTTTCTTGATTTCAGATTCTACTATTGGGATCTAGAAATAAGCAGAAAGCCACTGTTACAATTAAAacagaagataatttttattaaaaccttctGCAGAACAAAACCATATCTGCATTGCTGAAGTTTTTATAAGCAAAAGGACAGCTACAGTGCAACGGTTTGGGGAGAATTTGAGGAGATAAGCAGATATTGAAGCTTCCTAGACATGCAATAAAGCTCTCACTGATGAATTAGATTTTGTCAGAGAAGTCTTTCTCTCAGAACAACTCAGACTTAAAGCACTTTTTCTTTGCTACTGGATATAATTAAATCATATCTTAAAGCTGCcataattttctgaaataaggAATTTTGCAACTCTTCTCTTAACAGATATCACTTATTCTCAGCTCAGGTATGctactttaaagaaaagaataatgaaTGTAAATAATGACTGCTTTTTACTTAAGATTTCCTGTGCATGTGCCATCACACACCCCAAGTTCTCAAAACACTGTTACATCTTACTTGATCTTTCTAAAACACCTTTTTCTTAGAAAACCCACTGCACAATGTCAGGAATAACCACAAAGAGCCAGTaaacacacaaaccccaaaacacacagacacacacctCTCCGAGGGATCTGCGAACCTCTGTCATCACACTCTGTATATCCTCCTTTGTGCTGCAATATTCTCCAAGGATCCATAACGCCCCTCGATAAATCCTGAGAGAAGAACAGTAATTTAAATCATGCCCTTGTGTTATACTCAAACTAGCACCAAGAAAAGTCAGCTAGTAAAGGCCAGTCTTGACAAATTCAAAAGGACACAACTGACCAAAGCAGGctaaatgaaaagcaattatCCTTTCAGCCTCAGTAAACTCATGAACAACTACACTAAATTAGATATATTCTCTGCTacatatttttccatctgtgttaATCCTGACACacacaaaattatatttcattgtGATCATAATAAAATACTCTACTGCATGGGAGTAAAGTCAGCTCTAAATTCTCCATTTAACTGAGACAAACTAATTTTTCCATTAtacaagagaaaatgaaaaatcagaacaaGAATGAAGATTAGGAAAATAATAGCAaagcttcagattttttttttctctcacttaaTGAGATTACAATGGAGATGAGATTCAGAGTTTTCTGTGGCTTAGGAGAATGAAAGAGTGCTTTTCTGATACAGAAAAATTCTCATATGACTTAACCTGTATAGATCAATCAGCAAGCAAAGTTTTTAGAGCCCTGAAAGGTACTAAAACTGCTTTATAGTTTGTAAAGCTCAATCTATGTTAGATTAAGTTTTCTAATAAATGTACAGTATTTCCACTTTCCTACAAGTGCAAATTACTTAGGAATTCTGTTTCAACAAATATATTACTTTATGTTTGGCCTTCATCAACAAGGCTATTTCCTAACCATGGGAACTACAATTATCAACTGCattatagaaattaaaattgaatttattttctttattcagtgCAATTAACACCCAATTTATCTCTTGTAAAAGGCAGGCAAGTAGAAAGCTGTACCTAAAAATCCTCTAcccaaaaaaatctcagcttcAGTCACTCTCTGTGGGGGGTCACGTGGATTTTGGTACATATTTAATGACAACATACATTCAACGCAAGTGAGCCACAGGTGCTCCAAAGTCTGTTTGATATCATATTCTGGACTCACTTGACAGATTTAATAGAATGAAAGACTTCAAGCATCTTCTCAACAATAAGAGGTCTGAGGTTATCAAATCTCTGGATCGCTTCCCGCACAAACTCCAGGACATCGGCGGCTGCTGCTTCATTGTTATCACTCAGGAACTCCATCAGCTGCCACAGAAGGGTCAACAtcagcacaaacagcagcacagacaagTTTGTACAATAATACTTCCCTTCtatgttcagaaaaataaaagtcctTATATATCTCCAATGAACAAAAAGTCAAACAACCTTAAGTACATTTCCAACAAGTACCAATTATCATATTCTCAAACTGTTTTTCTAGTGATACCAATTATTGCACTTTTAAAGGGCCTCTTCAATTCATGTTCTtcaaaaacatataaaaatagtCTCAGAAGACAAACAATTACAGCATCAAAAGTCCTATGTTTCTTTaggaattaaaaacaacattACTTCTGTGAGGCCACTATTAGGAACACCTCAGCTTCAGCAACTCTGCAGGTGCTGGGTACGGGTATAACACATTTATTAACACAGAACAATGAAATATCTGCATACCACTGGAATAACATTTGCAGCCATGTCTGGGAAGCGAACACTACAGGAATGCAGTGTCCGAACCAGGAGCTGTCTGTACTTGTCTGTATCTTCATGCTCTGTCACATTATTCGTTTTAATCACTTCCTTCTTCAGAACAATCACAAGCTGCAGAAAAGATcaaatcatattttttaaaaagtgacatttttcaaaagaaagaaaatagtgtAATGAATCAAAAGTACATGTCATTTACCTCCTCCACATTTCTTGAAGACACGAGATCCAGAGCCAGCTGAAGGGTTTTCTTGCGCACTTCCAGATCGGGGGTGCTCAACACTCTGAGGATGTCCATAACTAGATcctaaaacaacaacaaaataaagtattttgccattttaaattactttctctCCATACAATTCTAATTTTCAGCCCCCAATGATTTTCAAAGCCTTTCTGGATACATAATACGTGATCTACAGACAAGCAAGCAACAGGCATTAgaatttctcatttaatttaatttcttgttcaTTTAATACTTTCTACATTTACACAGAAGTCT from Sylvia atricapilla isolate bSylAtr1 chromosome 6, bSylAtr1.pri, whole genome shotgun sequence includes the following:
- the COPB1 gene encoding coatomer subunit beta, translated to MTAAENVCYTLINVPMDSEPPSEISLKNDLEKGDVKLKTEALKKVIIMILNGEKLPGLLMTIIRFVLPLQDHTIKKLLLVFWEIVPKTTPDGRLLQEMILVCDAYRKDLQHPNEFIRGSTLRFLCKLKEAELLEPLMPAIRACLEHRHSYVRRNAVLAIYTIYRNFEHLIPDAPELIHDFLVNEKDASCKRNAFMMLIHADQDRALDYLSTCIDQVQTFGDILQLVIVELIYKVCHANPSERARFIRCIYNLLQSSSPAVKYEAAGTLVTLSSAPTAIKAAAQCYIDLIIKESDNNVKLIVLDRLVELKEHPSHERVLQDLVMDILRVLSTPDLEVRKKTLQLALDLVSSRNVEELVIVLKKEVIKTNNVTEHEDTDKYRQLLVRTLHSCSVRFPDMAANVIPVLMEFLSDNNEAAAADVLEFVREAIQRFDNLRPLIVEKMLEVFHSIKSVKIYRGALWILGEYCSTKEDIQSVMTEVRRSLGEIPIVESEIKKEAGELKPEEEVSVGPAQKLVTEMGTYATQSALSSSRPAKKEEDRPPLRGFLLDGDFFVAASLATTLTKIALRYMSLVQEKKKQNSFNAEAMLLMATILHLGKSSLPKKPITDDDVDRISLCLKVLSECSPLMNDIFNKECRQSLSHMLSAKLEEEKLSQKKESEKRNVTIQPDDPISFMQLTAKNEMSSKEDQFQLSLLAAMGNTQRKEAADPLASKLNKVTQLTGFSDPVYAEAYVHVNQYDIVLDVLVVNQTSDTLQNCTLELATLGDLKLVEKPSPLTLAPHDFANIKANVKVASTENGIIFGNVVYDVSGAASDRNCVVLSDIHIDIMDYIQPASCTDAEFRQMWAEFEWENKVTVNTNIIDLNEYLQHILKSTNMKCLTPEKALSGYCGFMAANLYARSIFGEDALANVSIEKPIHLGPEAPVTGHIRIRAKSQGMALSLGDKINLSQKKTSL